CCGCTAATCCGAACATTATTCGACAATGGCTGTGAAGCCGAAGCTTATGCCATACTGAGCCGGCGGGAATATCCCGGCTGGGGGTATATGATAGAGCAAGGTGCTTTGACGCTTTGGGAGGGCTGGCAGGATATAGAGAGTCATTCCCACGCCTGGAACGGTTATCCCGGCAGACTGCTGCAGGAATATATTGTGGGAATTCGCCCAGCGGCACCCGGATTCACTCAAGCAGTCATTCGTCCCTATCTGGCCGCTGATCTGGAATTTGCCGAGGCCGCCGTCTGGACGGTACAAGGCAATATACAGGTACGCTGGGAGAAGACGGCTTGCCGCAAGCTTCTTATAACCGCCCATCTCCCGGCAGGCATATCTGCAAGGCTGGAGCTGGTTTGTGGCAATCAATACATTGAACAGGCGCTTCATGCAGGCTTGAACGAACTGACTTTTGAAGGCATTCTGGAGTAAAGGGCAAAGATAACGGCTGCGCTGATCAGGGCGAAGGCGAAAAAGACCATTACAGCATCTTTGGGATTAAATTCTTTTTTGGCTGATGGTCGAGTCTCAGTTGTACGATTCATAGCAATAGCTTCTCTGCTTGTCACAGTAGCTTCATATATTTCATCACTTCTGCAATTCCCTCACATTGAAGCATTAGCCGGGTGTTCAGCTTCTCCAACGCGTACTGGAAGGACCGTTCGATCTCCTGATGATCCTGGGTGTCCAGAGTACTTAACAGACTCCTCATATTGTCTATGTAGTAGACGGTCTTCCGCAAGCTGCTGATCACGAGGATTTTGCGCAGCTCAGTGAGGGAGAACATCCGGAAGCCATTCTCCGGGTTGCGCTCTGAACGGATCAGGCCTTCGACCTCCCAGTGGCGGATTGCTGAGGTTCTCACGCCCGCTATGGCAGCGGCTTCTCCTATATTCATCGGCTCTTTCCATTTCGCATTAAGCGTAGTTGGGATAACCGTATGTCTTATCATGGTAAGGATGTCTTCCATACGCTTTTTCTCCAGATGAATCTGGTATTGCTGTTCATTGATCCGCCATAGCGCCTGTTCCGGCTGCCCCTGCTTCATGCTTCTCATCACTTCATAAGCAACAGGAATATCATAACCTTGTAACAGAACCCGGATCGTAGTAAAAGCCTGAACATGCACCTCTCCATAATAACGGTGGTTGCTTGGCGTTCTCGGTACAACGGGGATCAGATCCTGTTCCTCATATCTTCTGAGGGTGGTGGTGCTCACCTGGAGCATAGCGGCAATCTGGTTAGGGGTATATTTCTCCATCTGACGAGCCCCTCCTTCAAGTGTAACCTTCAAGTGCTACGATAACATAACTTAGCGGTATTTCCTATTCTATATAGGTTAGCGACGCTCAAGCCGGAAGATTGCATGAATGTTATATGCTTACCATATAACCATTTGAGGAGTGAGCATATGAATAAAATGATTACACTACCAGACGGATCTCAGCTTAAGGCTGGCCTGACCGGACCTTCCGGCGCTCCAGTGCTGATGCTTCCAGTAGCCAAAGAATCTGTATACGGCCAGGAAGCAGATCACCTGCGGCTATGGGGCGTTGATCCTCAGCTCGGAGAACATTTCGTGGATGGGCTGCAAGACAAATTTCAGGTGCTGTATTTCGATTACGAGGGCCACCGTATGCACCATTCCAATCCGCTTGCTCTTACCGCTTCAAGTATCGCACAAGACCTGCTGACCACCGCTAATGAAATGAACGTTACCAGATTCAGCTATTACGGCTATTCCTGGCTGGCCCTGGCCGGACTTCAATTGGCAATCCGCACGGATCGGCTGGAGAGCCTGGTAATGGGTGGTTTTCCGCCTATGGATGGTCCGTATGCTGAGATGCTGACCGTAACCAACCACACGTACCAGATGGCGCTAAGCCAACCGGCTCCCGCCGAACCTGCAGTACAGGAGGCCGATGCTCCTGAGACGGTCGATTGGGACAACATTCAGATCCAAATGGTCCCGGAGCAAATGAAGCAGTTCGTTACACTGTACGAGAGTCTGGCCGATTTCAAGGATCGTGATATTCAGCATCTGCTGGTGATGCCAAGGATGGCTTTTGCCGGGGAGCAGGACAAGATTGTATATGGAGACAACTTCGGAGGTGTAACGGTGGATATCGCCGGTAGGCTTGTCGGACATCAGTCTGTTCTGGAACAGCTGGGATGGGATGTTGCCATTCTAAAGGGCAGCGGGATGGACCACACGAAAGCGATGCAGCCCGAGACCGTTCTGCCGGTACTGAAGCCTTGGCTGATCCGAAAATTACTCCGTGAGAGCTAAGCCATCCGGGCGCCGCCTCTTCCGCGCCAAGAAGCTCCCGTGAACGTTGAGCGTCACAGGAGCTTTCTTGATCTTTTGCAGACGATGACGGAAAAAGCTATTGCATCCCCTGCATAATGGCATTGATAATGCCTTGCTGGGTGACGGTGTTGTTATAACGGTTGAACAGGGCGAAGCCGTGCTGGCCGTTATAGCCATTGTCCCAATAGACCGGGACGGCCTTGTACTGCTTGGCGGTTGCAGTGACGGCTTTGGCATAGGCGGCGCGGTAGGTGTTGCTGCTTGAATCGTAGACGGATTTGTCAATCGAACCGAATTCTCCGATCACCACCGGGTAGCCTTGGGTCGTGAATTTATTGTACATGGATTGAAGCTGGGAGTTTAGGTAATCCTCCTGCCCCCAGGTCGATTTCTTGGCAGGGTTCGTCGCTGACGCCCCCCACTGCGTAATATTGCCGGACTCCTCGCCTGCGAAATCCCAGGGGGAATAGTAGTGGGCGGAGATCATGATTCTTTTTTCCGAGCTGGGGATGGTTGAGGATCTGTAGGTGTCGGTTGGGAGTACGAACCCGTAATTGCCCGCCGTATAATCGATATTCGTATTCCAGCCCGGAACCAGCAGCCATCTGGCGTTATTGTTGCCCCCTGTCTGTCTGACCGTATCGACGAAGATCTGATTATAAGCATTCAGGTTGGCGTAGTAAGCAGGATTCGGGTTGCTGTAGTTCCCGTCAAATACCTCATTCATCGATTCCAAAATCAGCCGCTCGCCATAATTAGCGAACTTATTCGCAATCTGCTGCCACACCTTCTGATACTTCTGCTTAATGGCTGTCTGATTGCCGCTATTGACCAACAGCCAGCTGCCCTGCACGGAATTGTATCCGTCCCCGTGAATATTAATGATGACATACAAGCCTTCATTGTAGGCATAATCTACGACTGTCTTGATACGGTCCAGCCAGGCTGAATTGATCGTATAGCCGGGGGCGCTCCCGATATAATTCAGGTAAGAGACCGGGATGCGGATCGTTTTGAAGCCTGCTGCTTTGACCTTCTGGATCAGTCCAGGTGTAATGGCCGGGTTATTCCAGGCGGTCTCGCTGGGTATCCCGTTCACTGAAGCCTCCAGCTGATTGCCCAGATTCCATCCGGCCCCCATCTCGCTGACAATCTGTGAAGCCTGCAGGGATCTGAAGTCCGAAGTCAGCGCAGCTGACGCCTCTGCCGCAGAGGCACGGGAACCCGAGCTGCCAAGCAGGGTAGAAGCCAGTAATACTAGAGCTAGGCTGTAGGCTCCGTATTTTTTGATTTTGGTTAGCATGTTAGAACCTCCGTTCCTTAGAATGAATTCTAACGATCAGACAAGACACAAGCATTGCTATGGAAATCCCGAAAATCAGAATGTATCCATTATAAAATAGTGTATTTGTATACTGGTTAATCAAGCCGAAACGAAAAACTACGGAATCCTTATCATTTGTAAAACCGTTTAGGTTTTGTGCTAATGCACTAATTTTGTTTAATTCACCAAATATCGTGAGCACCAAAGTGAGTGTTGCAATAGATGGAATAACTATCTTTGTCATGGTTGGAGACAGCTTTCTTAGATGTTCAATAGATTTCACAACCAAGTGTATTAGGAAAATGGTAAACAATATCAGGCTAAGGATCAAAATTAATATTCCGGGATTCCCGTTACCTGATATCCCTTTTCCAGCTCTATATTTAATAGTAGTAATATCGACCGCAAAAATACAAAGTACATTTAACAACAGCAGAATTATTGTTGACCCATACCTTCTTTTCAAAAGAACACCTCCGGTATAATGTATTCCCCGCCAAATAACATAAATTTTATTACTTAGCGGAGAATGGGTCAACAACTGCATTTAAGGGCGCTTAAGGCTCTATCCCCCACACTAACTGCCCGTTCACATATCCCGTAATCTGCTCGCGATCGGCGAACTGGGTGCTGGTGGAGTTGAAGGAGTAGTCGTTAGACTGATTGTAATTGGACCAGTCCTGTTTGGAGAAGCGGGTCTGAATGTCAGCGCTCTGGCCCGGATTCAGAGTCCCGGCAGCACTGGTGAAGCCAAGCTCCAGCACATAATCGGCCCCGGTCACCGGGGTATCCAGCTTCACGAAGGTTCCGGTCACGTTCGCGCTGCCGATGCTGGCCCAGTCGGTCCAGAAGCTCTGCTGCTTCTCGCCGTCAATCGTATAATAATACCGGAGCTTCACATCGCTGAGCCGGATGGGCGAATCCCCTGTGTTCACAACTCTGAATTTGGGGGCTATTCCGTTGGTCGAGGCGCTGGTAATGCCGTTGTACGCCTGGATGGTCAGCTCTCCTGACGGCGCGGGGATACTGCTGTCCGTTACATTAATAGTGAGAACCGCATTACTCCCTCCACTGAATTGAAAAGTGATCTTCTGCTGGCCGGGTGCAAGCGTAGCAAGATAAGCTTGAGATAAGACCACAGCCGTGCCGGTTGCCGTATAATCCTGGCCGGACACAAGCGTGTAAGCTCCATTCTTCAGGCCTGTCAGCTGGTGCCCGTTCAGGGTAAGGGCTACGGTGATATCCTGGGCAGGATTCGCCCCTAAGTCAAAATCTGCGTACACAGGTGATATGACTGCACTGGGATTCGGCTGGTTCCCGTTCAGATCGGGCAGCTCGTCCAATGTAATGACGTAATCACTCTGGTACAAAGCGGTCAGCGTAGCCGGGAAATTATAGGCTGTACTCATCAGGTACTCTCCGTACCAAGGCAGGAAGTAGAGCCAGCCCGCCCGCTCCTCAGTCAGATTCTGCACGCTTGGCACGGTGTCGTTCTCGGTCATGGCTACCATTTTCTTGCCGCCGGTTAGATCTACAAGCTGATAGAATGTCGAGGTAATGGCATCCTCATTCGGTACGCCGGACAAGCCGTCATAGCGGTTGTAGATGGTATTATATTTGTCGTAGCCGACAATATCCACCTTATCGTCACCGGGATACCAGGCGGGAGAAGTGCTGTACACATAGCTGTTGTAGGTCCAGATCAGGTTATGCAGCCCGTAGGTCTCTGTAAGCTCGGTGTAGAGCTGATCCCAGAGCTGCTTGTACACCTCAGCGCCAGCCGAAGCCCACCAGAACCAGGCCCCTTCCCCGTTCAGACCGCCGTTGCCCTCGGCCTCATGGTAAGGACGGAAGATCACAGGCACGTTATTCTCCTGTAAAATCTGCAATTGCTCCGCCAGATCCTGGGTCGCCAGTTGCAGATACTGGTACTCTTTGGTCCCCGGAATTACAGCATTTGCGGTATTGAAGTTGGTCTCGGTCGGCTTGTAGGTCGCTTCCTTCCAATCCACAAATTCCCCGAGCTGGTAATTCGTGAAGTCACGCGGGACCGTGAGATGCCAGCTGTTGGTGGCAATGCCGCCCTTATTGTTGACCCAATCGATCATGCGGGCCGTAGTGCCGTCCTCCCAGCCGTACAGCGGATTGTAGTTCATCAGGTCGAACCCGCGGACAGCCGGATATTTGCCGGTCAGATTGTGAATCCAGTCGAACTCCAGCTCGGAATTCCCGTCATTGCCCCCGCCGTAGATCTCCTGCTGCCCCGAGAGGATATGCTTGCCGTACACCTGGGTCAGATAATTCATCAGGAGCTGAGTTTCCGGCGTGGCCTGGGCATCCGAGAGAACAGGCTGCACAATCAGCGGATCAAGCTGGGCATGATCTACCGTAAATGCGTCAAAGTAAGCAAAGCCCCAGCCTGCCTTCAGCTGAATCGTGTTGCTGCCCTGAGTCAGCTTGTGATAGCCGAAGCTGTAATCCGACCACGCGGTCGTATAGGGCAGCATGAAATTGCCTTTGTTCACCCCATTGACGCTTAAGGACTGCTGTCTGCCCTCTGCGCTAAGCTCCTGCATATAACGGGTGGAGATCGTATACATGCCGGTTTCCGGGACTGTTACGTCGAAAGTAATCGTGCCGGAGCTCTGCATCCACACAAAACCGCTCCCCGAATAGCCGGGCTTCGGCGTTCCATAAATCTGGGTGACCACTTGCAGATCTGGAGTGAGCTGGGCATCCTCGCCTTCGATGGTGAACAGTGCCGGATCAGCGTGAGCGGTACGCGGTGGTGCTGCCAAGCCACCAAGCAGCAGCGTACAAGCGAGCAGCATAGTTCCTGTTCTTTTGAGCCATTTCTTCATTTTCTTCTTTCCTCCCCATGAACAAAATGGAAAAACCTTGTTTAACCTATCAGATCATGGTTGCGCTTTCATAGCAAAGATAGCACGTATTCCATAATTTGTAAACTATCTGTGGGTTTTACATTGCCAAAATATTAATAGGTGATTTAACACAGTTTTCACAATTCATTATATACGCACAACTAGAAGTGGTTTATAATCCAACAATAGATGGAATTTATTTCTTTTCTTTTATTTTTCTTCATAATAAGAGGAGTGATTGGATGGGTGTTAAGGAAGTCGTGTTGGATCGCACTTTAGTACGACAATTTGTTAATGAGGTAAAAGCACAATTCCCCAAGAAAGCATTCGGATTTTTTTTGTCTGACACAATGTCCGGGCCTCCGACGGAATACATCATTATGCAAGAGGATCAAAGAGACAATATGATGGATAAATTCTACGACTACGGCAATTATTATCTGGATCACAAGGATGCGGGCTTCCTAACCTCTCCCGAAGAAACGCTTCGTGTTGAGAAATATATCAGGACGAATCATTTGTTTAAAGTCGGCGTCTTCCACAGCCACCAGCGCCACCCGGCCATTCTCGCCAAAGTTGATGTGGATTTGCATCCTTCCCCGGAAGTATGGCATCTGCTTATTTCTCTTAGAACCCTTGAATATCCGCAGATTCGTATTTTCTCAGTGAGTTCTGCCAAGCGGGTAGGCGAGATTGATATCCAATATACATTATAAGGGGATAGAAACGTGAGCAAGGAAGCATCCATTGAGCTTGTGGAGCAGCAAACAGCCTCAGACGATTTGATCCGGCTGCTGAAAGAGATTTTCAAGACTGACCGTTTCGGCCAACCTGTTGTTATGGAAGGACAGATTTTGTATAACGGCTACCAATTACTGAAGCAGATGCCCAAGCCGCTGGAAGAAGAAATCCTCTATGAACGCTTTTACAAGGGCCGGCAGCAACGTTACGAAGCGCTCATTGCACCGCATATGACAGAGATACAGCCGCTGCCTTTCAACATGGGTTCGGAAGCCAATTCTAAATATTTGTATTGCGGAGAAGAACCTCAGCATTCCGTTCTTCTATCCCCCTATAAGATCTCCACAATTCCTGTAACAGAGGAAATCTATCATGAATATAACAGTGCACACAAAGTTACACATAAATTGAATCCAGCAGTAAACATGACATGGTACGACGCTTATATGTTCGCGGTCTGGTGTAATACGGAGCTGCCGACTGAAGCTGAGTGGGAATATGCCTGCCGGGGCGGTACAAACGGTCCTTTCTTCTGCCAAGAAGAGCAGTTAACGGCTTACGCATGGTTCAGCGAGAATTCAAAAGGCGTATTGCATGAAACCGCCCATTTGGCTGCTAATCCCTATGGATTATACGACATGCTAGGTAATGTGTGGGAATGGTGCCTGGATACTTATGATAGTGAATTTTATCACAATTCCAAATCACTAAATCCCATCAACTCTACCGCTAATGGCAACAAAAGCTGCCGGGGCGGAAGCTTTCACTCCTTTACAGATATGTGCCGTTCTGCGTTCAGACATCATGAGCCTGCTTCATTCTACGCCTATGACCTGGGTTTCAGAGTAATAAAAAAATAGATGGAGGTTGTCCCATGTCCACAATTAAAGTATTAATCCCCCAATTCTTAAGCCACCTGATTGAACAGAAGCAAGAGCTTCAAGTCGAAGCGGGCAGTATGAATGAGCTGAAGACCTTCTTCCAGCAGAGCTATACGGAATTCAGCGAAAGAATCTGGACAGACCAGGGAGAAGCCAAACGGAGTGTGCTGTTCGTACTTAACGATGAATTGCTTCAAACGGCGAATAGTGAAAATACAGAATTCGCTTCAGGTGATGAGCTTGGTATCATTCTGCAATTCGCAGGCGGTTAATGCTTCTCACGCACTCTGAACAATTGGAACTCAAAATAACGAAAAGGATGTGTCCTGTATGACTATTCATTCCGAAACGGATTTAACGCAAGACGAGCTTGCCCGCTATAGAAGACAGTTGATTTTGCCCGAAATCGGCCCCGAAGGGCAAAAACGTCTTAAACAAGCTAAGGTTCTGGTCATCGGGGCAGGCGGAATCGGCTCCCCTCTGCTGCTGTATCTCGCCGCTGCCGGAATTGGACATATCAGCATCTATGATCATGATGTTCTGGAGCTGACCAATATGAACCGGCAAATTATCCATGATTCCGCCAATGCCGGCGTTCCCAAAGTGCAATCAGCGGAGCAAACTCTGAAGCGGCTGAACCCTGAGCTAACTTATGAGCTTCATGCCGAACGTTTAACAAGAGAAACTGCGCTCGTTGTAGTACCACAATATGATATTGTCGTGAACGCTGTAGATAATCTGGATACCCGGTATATGCTCAATGATGTCTGTGTAGAGCTTCGCAAGCCTTTGGTGGAAGGAAGCATCTTTCATTTTGAAGGCCAGGTGATGTTCATCTCGCCCGATGAGGACAGCGCATGTTACCGGTGTGTATATCCAGAGCCTCTGGAGCCGCCGAAAAAACAGGAGTTTGGTGTGATCGGGGTTACCCCAGGTATTGTAGGTACGCTGCAAGCGGCTGAGGTAATTAAATATGTAGCCGGAATAGGCAAATCCCTCAAGAATAGAATGATCTATTTTGATCTGTTATCCGCCAAGGTCAGAGAGATAGAATTGAAGCCGGACCCGGAATGTCCAGTATGCTCCCAAGTAAAGCAGAAGGCGGTTCTGCGATAGGCTCAATTAAGCATGACTGCAAAGGAGAAAAGGGTATGAATTCTATGCTGCATCATTTTAAACCTGTAGAGCTAAGTGCAGAAGAAATGGAAGAGAGCTTAATCTATGTATGTTATGACCGGGTAATCTATCATTTTCTCAAACGAAATTTGGGTATCCAAAGCTTCTCCTGGCTCTTCTCGGACCGCTACCATGGTTTCATATATTCTGAAGCCAATGAGCCAATCCAGCCCATTCATAATGGACTTGCCGTTATTGTAGAGGCTTTGGGGGAATCCATTACAATCCTCCCTCAGCAGCTGTCCGAGGCTCTCCGCCCCCGGCTTGCCCAAGGCTGGAAGGCCAGTGCAATGGTAAGCTTCACCCGTCCTGACGGAAGCAGCTATTATACCAGCACTTTAATTGAGGGAATGAACAACGATACTGTGTATGTCACCAAAACGAATGAGACATCTCCTATCGCATGTCTGCCGCTCCCAATTAAGGAATTAGCGGAGCGGATGGCCCGCAATCAGGATAACACAGTCAGCTTGCAGTATCTCAATACTTCACCAGAACTGCTCGAGGGTCTTCAGGGAGAGGGTATCGCACAATATCGCAGTATCCATCAATTACTGTACGCCGAAGATGAATCCACTGTATTAACTGTTGAAGGATTAAATGGGTTACTGGCTGACATTGAAAAACGGAAGCTGGAGTTACTCACTCCGCCTTTAAGCAAACGGGATCAATTACGAATGCATAAGCATGTAGCCAACAAAATTGAGCCTTTGCTGTGGGCCTGGTCTTCTATCCTTTCTGACCCGGAATGTTCTGCAGTGCTTGGGTCCAAGCACTCAGAGTCTATAATTTCATCTATAAACAGCCTGTCCCAAAGGCTAAAAGCTCTTTTTAAATGGACCAGTCTTGTTTGCTCGCGTCCGCAGATTAACTTTCTGGATTCCTACATAAGAGAGTTTTCAGAATTAATCCGGGAATTCAGCAGCTTCCAGAGCCTCGCGGCAGAAGCGGACCAGACACTTCTAAACACAATAGCTCATAGAAAATGAGTCATAACGAATGGAGAGAAGACATTATGAATCATAAACTTGAGGAAATCTTCAGCGGACTCGTATCTCCGGAAACTCTGCGGCAGATTTCTTGTAACTTTGAAGATATTGCCGATATCCATATTAAGCAGTTGGGTGTGGATTCTCTGGCGATCATGGAGTTGGTACTTCGGATTGAAGAAACAATGGATGTGAATATCGATTATGAAACGTTCTCGGTTGATGAAGTGGCAACTCCGCGGCTGATCCTGAACATGCTGGCTTCCAGACAGCCCAGCTAACTTCTGACCTTTTTTCACCAGTTCAACTCTAACTTAAAAGCGAGGTAGACTAATGCTCCAGCGATCTGTTGCTATTTTTTCGGACGACGAAACCGGCCCATTGCTGGCTGATGCCGCTGAAAGTGCCGGCATTGAGCCGCATTTATTTTTTGCCAAACCTCCCTGCAGACCAATCAGGCATTCATGGCATCATGTAGATCCTTATCTTCCTCCAGAAGAACTTAGCCAAGCAATCCAGGCATTAATGGGAACTCCTGCGGGAATTGTATCCTGCATTGAACAATTGGCTGTGAATTTAGCCAAGACAGCGCAATGGCTGGGCGTATCCGCAAGCCCGGTTAGCGCAAGTGAGATCTTGCGAAGTAAGTCACGGATGAAGAGTGTGTGGGAGCAGGCCGGGGTTCGGACTCCGGCTGCCCGCCTGATTCAGCGTTCTTCAGAGCTTCAAGCAATAAGCCTTACCTATCCAGTTATCGTTAAGCCGACACATGGCGCGGCCAGCGCAGGGGTTCGGATTGTAGATAATGAACATGAGCTGCTGAAGCAGTTGAAGCAAATCTTCCGGTTCAATGCGACGACATTAGGCAGCGAAGCGGTAGAGCAGCCCGGAGCGCTGGTTGAAGAATATATTGATGGAGAAGAATTCTCCGTAGATACCATCTGGTACCAGGGTCAGCCGCTTTTTGACGGGATTATGAGCAAGGGAACACCGCAAGGGCCTACCTTTCCAGACCGCTTGTATTTCACCGATCCGTCCCTGGATCCCAAGACAAGACAGCATTTACTGGAATTATCTCACGCTGCCGTGCGTGCAGCCGGAGTACGCAATGGTGCAAGCCATACGGAAATACGGATGCGGCAGGAACAAGGCTACGTGCTGGAAGCAGCATTGCGCCCAGGGGCGGGCGGCAGCTTCTATGAGTTATTTGAGCAAGCCTCCGGCCTTCCCTTCTCACAAGCATTTATATTGGCCTCGCTTGGCATGCCTAATGAGGAGGATATCCGTTATTTGAAAGAGATGTCTTCCAGACCTTCTGATCCTACAGCACGGATGTACTGGTACAACATGGGATATAAGGGATCCGGAATTATTCAGAATATCCGCGGAACCGAGACGGTCTTGTCCAAACCCTTTGTCAGTAAGCTAGTCATCCGTAAAAAGACCGGTGAATATCTTTGCCCGGAAAGTGACTCTTTTGCCTATTTCGGCTGGATTACAGGACAATTGCCAGAGTCATTATCGGCTGAGGATTATTACGAGATGCTTACCGGACTTGAGACCTCCATTGAGATTGGCTTCAACTGAACATATGACGGAGGTAAAATCATGAACTTTCGGTTTACCAATCCCCGAATGCTATTGCCGCTTGGGGTTCTAATTACTAACATAGGGAATGGAATGTACACTCTGGCTGTAGGGAAGCTGCTCTATGATCAAACGGGCTCCTCCACCCCCTTCGCTATGCTGCTGATGTTGGAGGCGATACTAACCTTCTCCACTCAGGCCATCGCCAGTTCCGCTGTGGACAGAGGGCGGGCAAAACAGTGTGCAGTCATAGCAGAAGCGATACGCGGTTTTGCTGTTCTAACAGCTTCCGCTTTTGTATTCGCAGGCCATACGGCAAGCATTCTGCTTGCTGCAATTGTAATTAATCTGTTGCGTCCGTTCTACAGAACTGCCAGCTTCGCTATTGGTCCAATGATTGCCGACGGCAAGCAGCTGGCAGTCTACAATGCCCGGACTAGCACCTTTTTTCAGATTGGTCAGTTTCTGGGTGCAGGGATAGCAGGCGTAATCATTTCTTTATTCTCACCTGTAGTAGCTATAGCACTTAACGGCATGTCTTATCTCCTGTCTGCGCTGTGTATCGGTATAGCAGCTATTCCCGGTCAAAAGCTCAGAAACGGTCAAGGCAGCGGATTAGGCTCTATCCTTCTATCCATCAGCCCAAAACGCTTTTGGAACGAATGGACCGCTCTGATCATGGTTGTGCTGCGGAAAAACAAAAAGGTTCTGGGGCTGGCTCTCCTATGCACAGCTGACTACATCGTCGTTTCTTTTATAAACATATCTTATGCTCCTATTCTGGCCAAAATGGATGCGCCGTCCTGGTGGTTGTCGATATGGGATTCAGCCTTCTCGATAGGTGCCATAGCCGGTGCATACGTATTCGGAAAAATGGATCATTCCAGGTTCTATATGAACAGGACCGGGCTGGCGCTGATTGTGCAAGGATTAACCCTTGCTTCCATCGGTTTCTTGTATTCCCCCGTCTGGCTGGCACCCTGTATGCTCTTTCTGGGAGTATCCAATGCCTTCTCGGTATCCAGCTTTACTTATAATCTTCAGATTACAGCTCCCGCCGAATTCCATGGGCGGATATCGGGCATCCGGCAGTTTTTTATATCAGCAGCCACTACGCTTGTCATCCCTTTACTGTCTTTTGCTATGAATGGAGGCGTGTCGCTGTCTGCTACACTTGCCGCTGTTATTTGCCTAAGTGTTGCTCTGCTGGTCCTGTTATTCCTGTCACCACTACTGAACAGTCCATTTAACCAATCCGGCTCTATCGCGGGAGAAAAGGAGTGAGCTGATGCTTGCACAAGCACTCATTAATTCTGCTATGCGCCACGCGGACAGGACTGCCGTCAAGTACAATGATCAGTCTCTGACTTATGGACAGCTCATTACCCGGGCCAAAGTAGTTGCCTTGAAGCTTCGGAGGCTAGCAGCTGAAATGAATACACCGGAAGAACCTGTCTGCGGGCTGGTATTCAGTCAC
This region of Paenibacillus sp. FSL K6-1096 genomic DNA includes:
- a CDS encoding MFS transporter yields the protein MNFRFTNPRMLLPLGVLITNIGNGMYTLAVGKLLYDQTGSSTPFAMLLMLEAILTFSTQAIASSAVDRGRAKQCAVIAEAIRGFAVLTASAFVFAGHTASILLAAIVINLLRPFYRTASFAIGPMIADGKQLAVYNARTSTFFQIGQFLGAGIAGVIISLFSPVVAIALNGMSYLLSALCIGIAAIPGQKLRNGQGSGLGSILLSISPKRFWNEWTALIMVVLRKNKKVLGLALLCTADYIVVSFINISYAPILAKMDAPSWWLSIWDSAFSIGAIAGAYVFGKMDHSRFYMNRTGLALIVQGLTLASIGFLYSPVWLAPCMLFLGVSNAFSVSSFTYNLQITAPAEFHGRISGIRQFFISAATTLVIPLLSFAMNGGVSLSATLAAVICLSVALLVLLFLSPLLNSPFNQSGSIAGEKE
- a CDS encoding ATP-grasp domain-containing protein, with the translated sequence MKSVWEQAGVRTPAARLIQRSSELQAISLTYPVIVKPTHGAASAGVRIVDNEHELLKQLKQIFRFNATTLGSEAVEQPGALVEEYIDGEEFSVDTIWYQGQPLFDGIMSKGTPQGPTFPDRLYFTDPSLDPKTRQHLLELSHAAVRAAGVRNGASHTEIRMRQEQGYVLEAALRPGAGGSFYELFEQASGLPFSQAFILASLGMPNEEDIRYLKEMSSRPSDPTARMYWYNMGYKGSGIIQNIRGTETVLSKPFVSKLVIRKKTGEYLCPESDSFAYFGWITGQLPESLSAEDYYEMLTGLETSIEIGFN